One Buchnera aphidicola (Anoecia corni) genomic region harbors:
- the nuoH gene encoding NADH-quinone oxidoreductase subunit NuoH: MNLLYYNNSNFFSCIAKGITFSFLLVIISAFMSLFERKLLGYFQNRHGPNRVGWLGIMQIAADMIKLLFKEDWIPEFSNRTLFFIAPIISFVSLLLVFSIIPISNKIFLIRLNIGILFFLIMAGLSVYSILFAGWSSNNKYAFLGSVRSIAQTLSYELFLGISCMGTVARANSFDLIDIVTSQQYIWNIIPQFLGFITFFISSLALCHRHPFDQPESEQELADGYHIEYSGMKFGLFFIGEYLSILTVSGLIVSMFLGGWYGPGIYPEFWFIIKMLLCFFLFVLIRASLPRPRYDQMLIFSWKFLFPISLLNLVITTSYLLCI, translated from the coding sequence ATGAATTTACTTTATTACAATAATAGTAATTTTTTTTCATGCATAGCAAAAGGAATTACTTTTTCATTTTTATTAGTGATAATTTCTGCCTTTATGAGTCTATTCGAAAGAAAATTACTAGGATATTTTCAAAATCGACATGGACCTAATCGAGTAGGATGGTTAGGAATTATGCAAATAGCAGCAGATATGATTAAACTACTTTTTAAAGAAGATTGGATTCCTGAATTTAGTAATAGAACACTTTTTTTTATCGCTCCTATTATTTCTTTTGTTAGTTTATTATTAGTTTTTTCTATTATTCCTATTTCAAACAAAATATTTTTAATACGTTTAAATATAGGAATACTATTTTTCTTAATAATGGCTGGACTATCTGTCTATTCTATCCTTTTTGCTGGATGGAGTAGTAACAACAAATATGCTTTCTTAGGATCTGTTCGTTCAATTGCTCAAACTTTAAGTTATGAACTTTTTTTAGGAATATCATGTATGGGAACAGTAGCACGAGCTAACTCTTTTGATCTAATCGATATAGTTACTAGTCAACAATACATTTGGAATATTATACCTCAATTTTTAGGATTTATTACTTTCTTTATATCAAGTTTAGCTTTATGTCATAGACATCCTTTTGATCAACCTGAGTCTGAACAAGAACTTGCAGACGGATACCATATCGAATATTCTGGAATGAAATTTGGTTTATTTTTTATTGGAGAATATCTTTCTATATTAACTGTTTCAGGATTAATCGTCAGTATGTTCTTAGGAGGATGGTATGGTCCTGGAATATACCCAGAATTTTGGTTTATCATAAAAATGTTGTTATGTTTTTTCTTATTTGTTTTAATCAGAGCTTCACTTCCTAGACCTAGATATGATCAAATGCTTATTTTTAGCTGGAAATTTCTTTTTCCAATATCTTTACTGAACTTAGTTATTACAACTTCATATTTATTATGTATTTAA
- the nuoI gene encoding NADH-quinone oxidoreductase subunit NuoI, with amino-acid sequence MFIKKILFFLLSQTKSLLLICFHLFQKSETQKYPEETVNLPQRYRGRIILTRDTNGKERCVACNLCSVVCPVGCISLQKAEKNNRWYPKFFRINFSRCIFCGLCEEACPTTAIQLIPDFELAEYDRKDLIYEKKNLLISGTGKNKHYNFYNVSGVKVHEKKEHSHQYSKKNTCIDIHSLLP; translated from the coding sequence ATGTTTATAAAAAAAATATTATTTTTCTTATTATCTCAAACAAAAAGTTTATTATTAATATGCTTCCATTTATTTCAAAAATCAGAAACTCAAAAGTATCCTGAAGAAACTGTTAATTTACCTCAAAGATACAGAGGAAGAATTATATTAACTCGAGATACCAATGGAAAAGAAAGATGCGTAGCTTGCAATCTGTGTTCTGTGGTTTGTCCTGTAGGGTGTATTTCTTTACAAAAAGCAGAAAAAAATAACAGATGGTATCCAAAATTTTTTAGGATTAACTTTTCTCGTTGTATATTTTGCGGATTATGTGAAGAAGCATGTCCAACAACTGCTATTCAATTAATTCCAGATTTTGAACTAGCTGAATATGATAGAAAAGATTTAATTTATGAAAAAAAAAACCTGTTAATATCTGGAACAGGAAAAAATAAGCATTATAATTTCTACAACGTTTCTGGAGTAAAAGTTCATGAAAAAAAAGAACATTCTCATCAATATTCTAAAAAAAATACCTGTATAGATATTCATAGTTTGCTACCTTAA
- a CDS encoding NADH-quinone oxidoreductase subunit J yields the protein MQILFYLLATCSIISTLLTIFQKNPIYAIIYLLCSFLCISSILFLLGSFFAASVHVIIYAGAVMVLFIFIIMMLNIKHISDLQLTYLKKIYLSISLFIIFILMKKTLNPVFNLLKNKSIHISIVDTQLIGGCLFTNYILLVELISILLLSALIVSLYIEKKLF from the coding sequence ATGCAAATATTATTTTACTTGTTAGCGACATGCTCAATTATCTCAACGCTATTGACTATATTTCAAAAAAATCCAATTTACGCAATAATATATCTTCTTTGTTCTTTTTTATGTATATCAAGTATATTATTTTTATTAGGTTCTTTTTTCGCTGCTTCAGTTCACGTAATTATCTACGCTGGAGCTGTCATGGTTTTATTTATTTTTATAATTATGATGCTTAATATTAAACATATTTCAGATCTACAACTTACTTATTTAAAAAAAATTTATCTTTCTATAAGTTTATTCATTATTTTTATTTTGATGAAAAAAACATTAAATCCTGTTTTTAATTTATTAAAAAATAAAAGCATACATATTAGTATTGTTGATACTCAGTTAATAGGAGGTTGTTTATTCACTAATTATATATTATTAGTAGAATTAATATCTATACTTTTACTATCAGCTTTAATTGTTTCTTTATACATAGAAAAAAAATTATTTTAA
- the nuoK gene encoding NADH-quinone oxidoreductase subunit NuoK, translating into MISLFNSLSFSFILLFLGITGIMIRKNALFTLISIEIILSAIGLSIAILSTYWDDINGQIFFLTTLTCAASDSVIGLALLLQLYRIHKTLNIDLLNEMKK; encoded by the coding sequence ATGATTTCTCTTTTTAATAGTTTATCTTTTTCATTTATATTATTATTTTTAGGAATAACAGGAATAATGATTAGAAAAAATGCACTATTTACTCTTATTAGCATAGAAATCATACTAAGTGCTATAGGACTATCCATAGCTATTTTAAGTACCTATTGGGATGATATAAATGGACAAATATTTTTTCTTACCACTCTTACTTGTGCTGCTAGCGATTCAGTCATTGGACTAGCTCTTTTATTGCAATTATATCGTATTCATAAAACATTAAATATTGATTTATTAAATGAGATGAAAAAATGA
- a CDS encoding NADH-quinone oxidoreductase subunit L has product MKHVIYLTILSPLISFLLLTVFKKTFSYKIKHFFGILGLIFSLLSTIYTYIIFIQKNPLENLKYPILTIFDFNLNYYNLFNGLFLDQFSLLMLMLITIIGIIIYIYSISYMELKKHKFSFFAYINFFISGMILLVLSNNLLLMYIGWEIVGLFSFLLIGFYTSKLENGKNSIKTFLITRTSDIFILFSMLLTNYIFGTLNFELIKIKSIHFHNWSTLSSFNLSVLSFCLLIGAIGKSAQVPLHIWLSKAMVGPTPVSALIHAATMVTAGVYLIIRTHTLFYLCPKTLEIISIIGIFTSILSSFCALFEKDIKKILAYSTISQLGYMFLSLGIQAWNAAFLHLINHAFFKALLFLSAGLLINLHNNEKNIFKIGSIKKKPLLLYVFFLVGSSSLVSFPIITSGFYSKEHILHALLNQQHTWFLLLGFLSIFLTSLYTFRMFFILFHSHPSLKLYNKNLKLLNNVPLVILAICSTFIGHLIISNITQFSYAPNISNEKKIVLETVSSIFCILGILFAYFLWGSNNIFSKKVLNSKLVSNLKTFYPQIGLEKLYTYTLVRLFFFITSKLRYDPVSIICNFPVKIFKKINNLFLQLSSGYIRWYIFIIMTSATYLIYIHNFLYTTYL; this is encoded by the coding sequence ATGAAACATGTTATATATTTAACAATTCTATCTCCACTAATTTCTTTTTTATTATTAACTGTTTTTAAAAAAACATTTTCATATAAAATAAAACATTTTTTTGGAATTTTAGGATTAATATTTTCACTACTATCTACTATTTATACATATATAATATTTATTCAAAAAAATCCACTAGAAAATTTAAAGTATCCAATATTAACAATATTTGATTTTAACTTAAATTATTATAACTTATTCAACGGTTTATTTTTAGATCAATTTTCACTATTAATGTTAATGCTAATTACAATAATAGGAATTATTATTTATATCTATTCAATATCATATATGGAATTAAAAAAACACAAATTTTCTTTTTTTGCATATATCAATTTTTTTATTTCTGGAATGATTTTACTGGTATTATCTAATAACTTATTACTTATGTATATTGGATGGGAAATAGTTGGACTTTTTTCTTTTTTACTTATTGGGTTTTATACCTCTAAACTAGAAAATGGAAAAAATTCAATAAAAACTTTTTTAATTACTAGAACTAGTGATATTTTTATCCTATTTTCTATGTTACTAACAAACTATATTTTCGGAACCTTAAATTTTGAACTAATAAAAATAAAATCTATTCACTTTCACAATTGGTCAACACTAAGTAGCTTTAACTTATCTGTTTTATCTTTTTGTTTATTAATCGGAGCTATTGGAAAATCTGCACAAGTGCCATTACATATTTGGTTATCTAAAGCAATGGTAGGACCAACTCCTGTTTCAGCTTTAATTCATGCAGCTACCATGGTGACAGCAGGAGTATATTTAATTATTCGAACTCATACCTTATTTTATTTATGCCCAAAAACATTAGAAATTATTAGTATAATTGGAATTTTTACTTCAATTCTATCTAGTTTTTGTGCTCTCTTTGAAAAAGATATAAAAAAAATTTTAGCGTACTCTACTATCAGTCAACTAGGATATATGTTTTTATCTCTTGGAATACAAGCATGGAATGCTGCTTTCTTACACTTAATCAACCATGCTTTTTTTAAAGCTTTACTATTTTTGTCAGCAGGATTATTAATTAATTTGCATAACAATGAAAAAAATATATTTAAAATAGGATCCATAAAGAAAAAACCATTACTTTTATATGTTTTTTTTCTAGTAGGAAGTAGTTCTTTAGTATCTTTTCCTATTATTACATCCGGATTTTATAGTAAAGAGCACATTTTACATGCGTTATTAAATCAACAACACACTTGGTTTTTGTTATTAGGATTTCTAAGCATTTTTTTAACTTCTCTTTATACATTCAGAATGTTTTTCATTTTATTCCATAGTCATCCATCACTAAAATTATATAACAAAAATTTAAAACTACTAAATAACGTTCCATTAGTAATATTAGCAATATGTTCTACTTTTATTGGTCATTTAATTATTTCTAATATAACTCAATTTTCCTATGCTCCAAATATTTCTAATGAAAAAAAAATTGTATTAGAAACAGTGTCCAGTATATTTTGTATCCTTGGAATTTTATTCGCATATTTTTTATGGGGATCAAATAATATTTTTTCTAAAAAAGTTTTAAACTCTAAATTAGTAAGTAATTTAAAAACGTTCTATCCACAAATAGGACTTGAAAAACTATATACTTATACATTGGTACGATTATTTTTCTTTATCACTTCAAAACTCAGATATGATCCAGTATCAATAATTTGTAATTTTCCTGTTAAAATATTTAAAAAAATAAATAATTTATTTTTACAACTCTCTTCAGGATACATACGCTGGTACATATTTATTATTATGACAAGTGCAACTTATTTAATCTACATTCATAACTTTTTATATACAACTTATCTATAA
- a CDS encoding NuoM family protein, with protein sequence MLLNVLILLPFLGSILCYLSSFCNIKLPRWIALFTTTVLLLITCKILYSEFYIHHLHYLNHSLWNYEYCIPWIPQLGINFHLALDGLSALMLTITGLLGIFSIFCHWNELDKSTGMFYCNLLCILSCTIGIFLSIDLFLFFCFWELILLPIYFITVFWGNSSLSMNSRTNSANKFLIYSQLSSLLMLVAIINLVVINYNTSHILTFDYNNFKNLKLTFWTEFFIMIGFFIPFIVKMPIIPFHGWLPDIQKSFPTSSSVDLVSVVLKTSLYGILRFNISLFPKSSIYISKYAILLGLFTFFYGSFLTIAQKNIKKVISYTSISHAGIMLVGAYIFNITSYKGLILYTISNMLSISGLLILIQYLYFYFNTYNLKKMKISYCCKKWISGSFLFFLLANLGIPGTGNFTGELLILLGSFKYCHVLSIGISIGLIMVTAYSMYVIYNMYFGTSLQFYTNIHKKKFVKIQTIILILLIIIIGLFPKTIGYISYYPLNKILKNLLYTY encoded by the coding sequence ATGTTACTTAATGTTTTAATTTTACTTCCGTTTTTAGGAAGTATATTATGTTATTTATCTTCTTTTTGCAATATTAAACTTCCACGTTGGATAGCTTTATTTACAACTACTGTTTTACTTTTAATCACTTGTAAAATACTATATTCTGAATTTTATATCCATCATTTACACTATTTAAATCATTCTCTGTGGAACTATGAATACTGCATTCCATGGATTCCACAACTAGGAATAAATTTTCATTTAGCTCTTGACGGACTATCTGCTTTAATGTTGACAATAACCGGATTATTAGGAATATTTTCTATTTTTTGTCATTGGAATGAATTAGATAAATCTACAGGAATGTTTTACTGCAATCTATTATGTATATTAAGCTGTACTATAGGTATATTTTTATCTATAGATTTATTTTTATTTTTTTGTTTTTGGGAACTAATATTACTACCTATCTATTTTATTACTGTTTTTTGGGGAAATTCTTCACTATCTATGAATAGTAGAACCAATTCTGCAAATAAATTTTTAATATACTCACAACTATCTAGTTTATTAATGCTTGTTGCAATTATAAATTTAGTTGTAATAAATTATAATACTTCTCATATACTAACTTTTGACTATAATAATTTTAAAAATCTAAAATTAACATTTTGGACAGAATTTTTTATTATGATAGGCTTTTTTATTCCTTTCATTGTTAAAATGCCAATTATTCCTTTTCATGGATGGTTACCTGATATACAAAAAAGTTTCCCTACTAGTTCTTCTGTTGACTTAGTTAGTGTAGTTTTAAAAACTTCTTTATACGGAATATTACGTTTTAATATTTCTTTATTTCCTAAGTCTTCTATTTATATCTCTAAATACGCAATATTATTAGGGTTATTTACTTTTTTTTATGGATCTTTTTTAACTATTGCGCAAAAAAACATAAAAAAAGTTATTTCTTATACTTCTATATCTCATGCTGGAATCATGCTCGTCGGAGCATATATATTTAATATTACGTCTTATAAAGGACTAATCCTTTATACAATATCAAATATGTTATCTATATCAGGATTATTAATTTTGATTCAATATTTATATTTTTATTTCAATACTTATAACTTAAAAAAGATGAAAATATCATACTGTTGTAAAAAATGGATATCCGGAAGTTTTTTATTTTTTTTACTAGCTAACTTAGGTATTCCTGGAACCGGAAATTTTACAGGAGAACTACTAATTTTACTAGGAAGTTTTAAATACTGCCATGTATTATCTATAGGAATTTCTATTGGACTAATTATGGTTACCGCATACTCTATGTATGTCATATATAACATGTATTTTGGAACATCTTTGCAGTTTTATACCAATATTCATAAAAAGAAATTTGTAAAAATACAAACTATAATTTTAATATTGTTAATAATAATTATAGGTTTATTTCCTAAAACTATAGGATATATTTCTTATTACCCTTTAAATAAAATTTTAAAAAATTTATTATACACATATTAA
- a CDS encoding NADH-quinone oxidoreductase subunit N, which produces MLNNIFFLFMPYTVLFLTIVISIICVSIKRDHKLSFFITILGLIISLITSIYINNNDVPINVSNLFKITEISSIINNIIICTTIIICIFSYTWLNRSIFKKEEFYILLLLSTLGCLMLNISSNMLSLFVAAELISIPFCGLLACNENKKKFIESSWKYIIFSTVSSSILLLGITLIYSIIGEFHFKEIQQMMFFNSSKEELIVIIGFFIIFISILLKLSIFPFYFLTPDLYETIPMPSLMYYSTSFKTTFLFIIIKLYLLLINIKLYFLILLLKTLSFLSITIGSSLAIFQKNIKRLLGYASISHFGYLLIPFILLKSETYTFSLESILLYIVGYTLSNIIIFGTICIVEQDQTNNSEKSLYSYSGLFWKYPLLTIAFTIALLSSAGIPFTIGFINKIFIFLLSINNQSWWLTVGTIFGTVISLYYYVKIIKILFIKKKENLDDFKNLKNKQINYIVYSSQLIICFFSLVIIMLGIYPQILISLL; this is translated from the coding sequence ATGTTAAATAATATATTTTTTTTATTTATGCCTTATACTGTTTTATTCCTAACTATAGTAATATCAATAATATGTGTTTCAATTAAAAGAGATCATAAATTATCTTTCTTTATTACTATATTAGGATTAATAATATCTTTAATTACATCTATTTATATTAATAATAATGACGTTCCTATTAACGTCTCTAACTTGTTTAAAATAACTGAAATATCTTCTATAATAAATAATATAATTATATGTACAACAATTATAATTTGTATATTTTCCTATACATGGTTAAATCGAAGTATCTTTAAAAAAGAAGAATTTTATATTTTATTACTATTATCTACATTAGGATGTTTAATGCTAAATATATCTTCAAATATGCTCTCTTTATTTGTAGCTGCAGAATTAATTTCTATTCCATTTTGCGGATTACTAGCATGTAATGAAAATAAAAAAAAATTTATAGAATCTTCTTGGAAATATATTATTTTTTCTACTGTATCATCTTCAATTTTATTACTAGGAATAACATTAATTTATTCTATAATTGGAGAATTTCATTTTAAAGAAATTCAACAAATGATGTTTTTTAATTCATCCAAAGAAGAATTGATTGTTATAATCGGATTTTTTATAATTTTTATATCTATTTTATTAAAACTATCTATCTTCCCATTTTATTTCTTAACTCCAGATCTATATGAAACAATTCCTATGCCTTCTCTAATGTATTATTCCACTTCCTTTAAAACAACTTTTTTATTTATTATAATTAAATTATATTTATTGCTAATAAACATAAAATTATACTTTTTAATTTTATTATTAAAAACTTTATCTTTTTTATCTATAACCATTGGAAGTTCTTTAGCTATTTTTCAAAAAAATATAAAAAGGCTCTTAGGTTATGCTTCTATTTCTCATTTTGGATATTTACTTATTCCATTTATTTTACTAAAAAGCGAAACATACACTTTTTCTCTAGAAAGTATATTGCTCTATATCGTAGGATACACTTTGAGCAATATTATTATTTTCGGAACTATTTGTATAGTAGAACAAGATCAAACCAATAATTCTGAAAAAAGTTTATATTCTTATTCTGGTTTATTTTGGAAATATCCATTATTAACTATAGCTTTTACTATCGCTCTTCTATCTTCTGCTGGAATACCATTTACTATAGGATTTATAAATAAAATATTTATTTTTTTACTATCAATCAATAATCAATCATGGTGGTTAACTGTAGGAACTATTTTTGGAACAGTTATTAGTTTATATTATTATGTAAAAATAATAAAAATTCTGTTTATTAAAAAAAAAGAAAATTTGGACGATTTTAAAAATTTAAAAAATAAACAAATAAACTATATTGTTTACAGTTCTCAATTAATTATATGTTTTTTTTCTCTAGTTATTATAATGTTGGGAATATACCCACAAATTTTAATCAGTCTATTATAA
- a CDS encoding CvpA family protein: MALVDYLIILALFISCLISFLKGFFQEILSIFFWIASIYISINYYSFFSKHFINIHNKIIKNFIMCFLLFVIIMVLESCSKYVLTEFILQLGCSQTNKILGLAFGFIKGTILISILIFILNTFTSFSASHYYKQSMLIPYFNYFIKKILIFIKTQYF, translated from the coding sequence ATGGCATTAGTAGACTACTTAATTATATTAGCATTATTTATTTCTTGTTTAATAAGCTTTTTAAAAGGTTTTTTTCAAGAAATATTATCTATTTTTTTTTGGATCGCAAGTATCTATATTTCTATAAATTATTATTCTTTTTTTTCTAAACACTTTATTAACATACATAATAAAATTATAAAAAATTTTATTATGTGCTTTCTGTTATTTGTTATAATAATGGTACTTGAATCATGTTCTAAATATGTTTTAACAGAATTTATTCTACAATTAGGATGTAGTCAAACAAATAAAATATTAGGTTTAGCGTTTGGATTTATAAAAGGAACAATATTAATTTCTATTTTAATTTTTATACTAAATACTTTTACTTCTTTCAGTGCAAGTCATTATTACAAACAATCTATGCTAATACCTTATTTTAATTATTTTATAAAAAAAATTTTAATTTTTATTAAAACACAATATTTTTAA
- a CDS encoding ribose-phosphate pyrophosphokinase, with amino-acid sequence MYKMKLFSGNSIPNLAKSIATCLCTTLGRAVVSKFSDGEISVEINENVRGNDVFIIQSTCFPTNDNFMELVVMVDALRRASAGRITAVMPYFGYSRQDRRVRSARVPITAKVVADFLSSVGVDRVLTVDLHAEQIQGFFDIPVDNVFGSLVLLEDIVKKKLNNPIVVSPDIGGVVRARAIAKLLNDVEMAIIDKRRPNTNLSQVMHVIGDVSKKDCVLIDDIIDTGGTLCKAAEALKERGANRVIAYATHPIFSGQASLNLDKSIIDEVVVCDTIPLTEKIKKINKVRTLTLSSMLAEAIRRISNEESISEMFEH; translated from the coding sequence TGAAACTATTTTCTGGAAATTCTATTCCAAATTTAGCTAAATCAATTGCTACGTGCTTGTGCACTACATTAGGACGCGCAGTAGTTAGTAAATTTAGTGATGGAGAAATTAGTGTTGAAATTAATGAAAATGTAAGAGGTAACGATGTTTTTATAATTCAGTCTACTTGTTTTCCTACTAACGATAATTTTATGGAATTAGTTGTTATGGTAGATGCATTAAGAAGAGCTTCAGCAGGAAGAATTACAGCAGTAATGCCTTATTTTGGATATTCTAGACAAGATCGTAGGGTTCGTTCTGCCAGAGTTCCTATAACAGCCAAAGTAGTAGCTGATTTTTTATCTAGTGTAGGAGTAGATAGAGTATTAACTGTTGATTTACATGCAGAACAAATTCAAGGTTTTTTTGATATTCCAGTAGATAACGTTTTTGGGAGTTTAGTGCTTTTAGAAGATATTGTTAAAAAAAAGTTAAATAATCCTATAGTTGTTTCACCGGATATAGGAGGAGTAGTACGTGCTAGAGCGATTGCTAAGTTATTAAATGATGTAGAAATGGCTATTATTGATAAAAGACGTCCTAATACTAATTTATCTCAAGTTATGCACGTAATAGGGGATGTATCAAAAAAAGATTGTGTGTTAATAGATGATATTATTGATACAGGGGGCACTTTATGTAAAGCAGCAGAAGCATTAAAGGAAAGAGGAGCTAATCGTGTTATTGCTTATGCTACTCATCCTATATTTTCCGGACAAGCTTCATTGAATTTAGACAAATCCATTATAGATGAAGTTGTTGTATGCGATACAATTCCTCTAACAGAAAAAATAAAAAAAATTAATAAAGTTCGTACTTTAACGTTGTCATCTATGTTAGCAGAAGCTATCCGTAGAATTAGTAATGAAGAATCTATTTCCGAAATGTTTGAGCATTAA